The following proteins are co-located in the Mesorhizobium australicum WSM2073 genome:
- a CDS encoding FixH family protein produces the protein MTANVQKPREFTGRHMLAIILAFFGVVIAVNLTMATLASTSWTGLVVENTYVASQQFNKKATEGRAQAALGWTGKLTIAWGEVRYSLTDAAGKPVPLHGVKMLFRHPAYEKEDESVMLELGSGQEFAAQHMPKDGVWIVEIDADAGLDKPYRDIRRIMISHGALQ, from the coding sequence ATGACTGCCAATGTACAAAAGCCTCGTGAATTTACCGGCAGGCACATGCTGGCCATCATTCTCGCCTTTTTCGGCGTGGTCATCGCGGTCAATCTGACCATGGCGACGCTCGCCAGCACAAGCTGGACTGGCCTTGTCGTCGAAAACACCTATGTGGCGAGCCAGCAATTCAACAAGAAGGCCACGGAAGGACGGGCACAGGCAGCCCTTGGCTGGACCGGCAAGCTGACCATCGCATGGGGTGAAGTCCGCTACAGCCTCACCGATGCCGCTGGCAAGCCAGTTCCCCTGCACGGCGTCAAAATGCTGTTTCGTCATCCGGCTTACGAGAAAGAGGACGAGTCTGTCATGCTCGAGCTCGGCTCCGGCCAGGAATTCGCCGCGCAGCATATGCCCAAGGACGGCGTCTGGATCGTCGAGATCGACGCCGACGCCGGCCTGGATAAACCGTATCGCGACATCCGCCGGATCATGATCTCCCATGGAGCGCTACAATGA
- the ccoG gene encoding cytochrome c oxidase accessory protein CcoG, whose amino-acid sequence MRNDTRTERLEGSAPNSSNTRQPHYAGRKKIFPKRASGNFRRFKWLVMAITLGIYYLTPWLRWDRGPFAPDQAVLLDVANRRFYFFFIEIWPQEFFYVAGLLVMAGVCLFLITSTVGRAWCGYTCPQTVWVDLFLVVERAIEGDRNARMKLDVSPWTARKLMLRVSKHAVWLVIGAATGGAWIFYFADAPTLVGELFTGTAAPVAYITIAVLTATTYTFGGLMREQVCTYMCPWPRIQAAMLDENSLTVTYNDWRGEPRSRHAKKVQASGHSVGDCVDCNACVAVCPMGIDIRDGQQLECITCALCIDACDGVMDKLGKERGLIAYATLSDYNANMMLATAGGSSPVSPSLVRTAGGTFSDQVAHFHIRKIFRPRTYVYMGLWSLIGLGLLYSLLTRDLLELNVLHDRNPQFVTLSDGSIRNGYTVKLLNMIPEPRTLVVTMQGLEGADMVVVGDDIPARRSFAIPVEPDRLKMLKVFVRQPADQIRAPAQTFKFRVEDRASFESNEYTATFNAPEAPR is encoded by the coding sequence GTGCGCAATGATACGCGAACAGAACGGCTCGAAGGCTCGGCCCCAAATTCCTCGAATACCCGCCAGCCGCATTATGCCGGACGCAAGAAAATCTTCCCAAAGCGCGCCTCGGGCAACTTTCGCCGCTTCAAATGGCTGGTGATGGCGATCACGCTTGGCATCTACTACCTGACGCCGTGGCTGCGTTGGGATCGCGGTCCATTTGCCCCGGACCAGGCCGTGCTGCTCGACGTTGCCAATCGGCGTTTCTACTTCTTCTTCATCGAGATATGGCCCCAGGAATTCTTCTACGTGGCCGGTCTCCTGGTCATGGCCGGCGTTTGCCTTTTCCTGATCACGTCGACTGTCGGCCGTGCCTGGTGCGGCTATACATGCCCACAGACGGTGTGGGTCGATCTGTTCCTCGTCGTCGAACGCGCGATAGAGGGTGACCGCAACGCCCGCATGAAGCTCGATGTAAGTCCCTGGACCGCCCGCAAGCTGATGCTGCGCGTATCGAAGCACGCCGTCTGGTTGGTCATCGGTGCGGCGACCGGCGGCGCCTGGATTTTCTATTTCGCCGATGCACCGACACTTGTGGGCGAGCTTTTCACCGGTACCGCCGCGCCTGTCGCCTACATCACCATCGCCGTGTTGACGGCGACCACCTACACGTTCGGCGGGCTGATGCGCGAGCAGGTCTGCACCTATATGTGCCCATGGCCGCGCATCCAGGCGGCCATGCTCGACGAGAATTCGCTCACCGTCACCTACAATGACTGGCGCGGCGAACCGCGCTCGCGTCATGCGAAGAAGGTGCAAGCCTCGGGGCATTCCGTCGGCGACTGCGTCGACTGCAATGCCTGTGTCGCGGTCTGCCCGATGGGGATCGACATTCGCGACGGCCAGCAGCTCGAATGCATTACCTGCGCGCTGTGTATCGACGCCTGCGACGGTGTCATGGACAAGCTCGGCAAGGAGCGCGGGCTGATCGCCTATGCGACGCTGTCCGACTACAACGCCAACATGATGCTGGCGACCGCAGGCGGCTCCAGCCCAGTCAGTCCATCGCTCGTCAGGACCGCTGGCGGCACCTTCTCCGATCAGGTGGCGCATTTTCACATTCGCAAGATCTTCCGGCCGCGCACCTACGTCTACATGGGCCTGTGGTCGCTGATCGGGCTGGGCCTGCTCTATTCGCTGCTGACGCGCGATCTGCTCGAACTGAACGTGCTGCATGACCGCAATCCACAATTCGTCACGCTATCCGATGGCTCCATCCGCAACGGCTATACCGTCAAGCTGCTCAACATGATCCCCGAGCCGCGGACGCTCGTCGTCACCATGCAGGGCCTTGAAGGCGCCGACATGGTCGTCGTCGGCGACGACATCCCGGCACGCCGCTCTTTCGCCATTCCGGTGGAACCCGACCGCCTGAAAATGCTGAAGGTCTTTGTGCGCCAGCCGGCGGACCAGATCCGCGCGCCGGCGCAGACTTTCAAGTTCCGCGTCGAGGACAGAGCCAGCTTCGAGTCGAACGAGTACACCGCCACCTTCAACGCGCCGGAGGCCCCCAGATGA